One stretch of Oncorhynchus masou masou isolate Uvic2021 chromosome 9, UVic_Omas_1.1, whole genome shotgun sequence DNA includes these proteins:
- the LOC135545642 gene encoding long-chain-fatty-acid--CoA ligase 1-like, protein MVNITTLARSKDRQTDASKGPTMQAQQLLNQLRFPELDEVRQYLRSLSTHTLVGVGAFAALTTYWYTTRPKALKPPCDLKMQSVEVPGGEYARRSALMDSDKHMTHMYNDAKTMYEFFLRGARVSNNGPCLGARQPSQSYEWLSYSEVAEKAENLGSALLHRGHTKTKDQFIGIFAQNRPEWTIAELACYTFSLVAVPLYDTLGTEAIAYVIDKANISSILCDFPEKARLVLECVSGREHHVRTIILMEPFDDELVAKGKDCGMDILSLSQVEAIGKAHHHQPVPPSPEDMAVVCFTSGTTGNPKGAMLTHGNIASNCSAFIKVIEDHLILDHHDVHISYLPLAHMFERVVEGVILVHGGRIGFFQGDIRLLMDDLTTLRPTVFPVVPRLLNRMFDKIYGQANTSLKRWVLDFAFKRKEAELLSGIIRRDSIWDKLIFRKVQASLGGRVRLMITGAAPVSATVLTFLRAALGCQLYEGYGQTECTAGCTMTVPGDWTAGHVGAPLPCNSVKLVDVAEMNYLAANGEGEVCVKGANVFLGYLKDPEKTEETIDANGWVHTGDIGKWLPNGTLRIVDRKKHIFKLAQGEYIAPEKIENIYTRSDAVAQVFVHGDSLQACLVAIIVPDPDFLPGWAKKRGLEGSYGDLCNNMDVKKAILEDILKLGKDSGLKSFEQVKDITLFTEMFSIQNGLLTPTLKAKRAELRNYFREQIDKLYSKIKM, encoded by the exons acagacagacagacgctagCAAAGGCCCAACCATGCAAGCCCAGCAGCTCCTGAATCAGCTGCGCTTCCCCGAGCTGGATGAGGTGCGGCAGTACCTGCGCAGCCTGTCCACACACACGTTGGTGGGTGTGGGGGCATTTGCTGCTCTCACAACCTACTGGTACACCACCCGGCCCAAGGCCCTGAAGCCACCGTGCGATCTGAAAATGCAGTCCGTCGAGGTTCCG GGAGGAGAGTATGCCCGCCGGTCAGCGCTGATGGACAGCGACAAACACATGACCCACATGTACAACGACGCCAAGACCATGTATGAGTTCTTCCTCAGGGGCGCACGGGTCTCCA ACAATGGTCCCTGTCTTGGAGCAAGACAACCAAGCCAGTCCTATGAGTGGCTGTCATACTCCGAG GTAGCAGAGAAGGCAGAGAACCTGGGCTCAGCGCTGCTCCACAGGGGACACACTAAAACCAAAGACCAGTTCATTGGCATCTTCGCTCAGAACCGACCAGAG TGGACCATCGCTGAGCTGGCCTGCTATACCTTCTCCCTGGTGGCTGTGCCCCTGTATGACACTCTGGGCACTGAGGCCATCGCCTATGTCATCGACAAGG CCAACATTTCCAGCATACTGTGTGACTTCCCTGAGAAGGCCAGGCTGGTCCTGGAGTGCGTCTCTGGCAGGGAGCACCATGTCAGAACCATCATCCTCATGGAGCCCTTTGATGATGAGCTGGTGGCCAAGGGGAAGGACTGTGGCATGGACATTCTCAGCCTGAGCCAAGTGGAG GCTATCGGCAAggcccaccaccaccaaccagtT CCTCCCAGTCCTGAAGACATGGCTGTTGTCTGCTTCACCAGTGGAACCACAG ggAACCCAAAGGGAGCCATGCTGACACATGGGAATATTGCTTCCAACTGCTCTGCCTTCATCAAAGTCATTGAG GATCACCTCATATTAGACCACCACGATGTTCATATATCCTACCTGCCCCTTGCTCATATGTTCGAGAGAGTTGTAGAG GGAGTCATTCTGGTGCATGGGGGGAGGATTGGTTTCTTCCAGGGAGACATCCGACTGCTGATGGATGACCTCACCACCTTAAGGCCTACAGTGTTTCCTGTGGTGCCACGCCTCCTCAACAGGATGTTCGACAAG ATCTATGGGCAGGCTAACACCTCTCTGAAGAGGTGGGTGCTGGACTTTGCCTTTAAAAGGAAAGAGGCTGAGCTGCTGAGTGGCATCATTAGGAGGGACAGCATCTGGGACAAACTCATCTTTAGGAAAGTGCAG GCCAGTCTGGGAGGACGGGTGCGTCTGATGATAACAGGTGCTGCCCCCGTGTCTGCCACGGTGCTGACGTTCCTGCGAGCCGCGCTGGGCTGCCAA TTGTATGAGGGGTATGGACAGACTGAATGCACAGCGGGCTGCACAATGACAGTACCAGGGGATTGGACAGCAG GTCATGTTGGAGCGCCCCTGCCATGTAACTCGGTGAAGCTGGTGGATGTGGCTGAGATGAACTACCTTGCTGccaatggagagggagag GTGTGTGTGAAAGGAGCTAATGTGTTTCTGGGCTACTTGAAGGACCCAGAGAAGACGGAGGAGACCATTGACGCTAACGGCTGGGTCCACACAGGGGACATTGGCAAGTGGTTACCG AATGGCACTTTGAGAATTGTGGACAGGAAGAAGCACATCTTCAAGCTGGCCCAGGGAGAGTACATTGCACCAGAGAAGATAGAGAATATCTACACCAGGAGTGATGCAGTGGCCCAGGTCTTTGTGCATGGGGACAGCCTACAG GCATGCCTAGTAGCCATCATTGTGCCAGATCCTGACTTCCTTCCTGGCTGGGCCaagaagagaggactggagggatcCTACGGAGACCTATGCAACAACATG GATGTAAAGAAGGCCATCTTGGAAGACATCTTGAAACTAGGAAAAGACAGTGGTCTGAAATCTTTTGAGCAG GTGAAGGACATCACCCTGTTCACAGAGATGTTCTCTATCCAAAATGGACTTCTCACTCCCACCCTGAAAGCCAAGAGAGCAGAACTCAGGAACTACTTCAGGGAGCAGATCGACAAACTGTACTCCAAGATCAAGATGTGA